The following are encoded in a window of Sandaracinaceae bacterium genomic DNA:
- a CDS encoding mechanosensitive ion channel family protein, translated as MNEAIAQVTDKLSGWWTGFLEMLPNLGVALLVIGLFWGLSRLVKNLMDKVLHRSPVHDTAVPIVSRTLSFIVLAVGLVIALGILQLQEAATSLLAGAGIIGLALGLAFQDIAANYFAGFMLSFRRPIVVGDLVETNGVFGTVSEIELRSTYILTPQGQRVMIPNRKIFNEVLTNFSTNGERRVDVAVGVSYGDDLEKAEKVAIAAVEGLDGRMQDKPVQLFYEGFGGSSIDFQLRFWVKFHKNTDFLAARSHAIKAIKRAFDENEITIPFPIRTLDFGIEGGATLAEMLPRSSESREASGNGARHH; from the coding sequence ATGAATGAAGCAATCGCGCAAGTGACGGACAAGCTGTCCGGGTGGTGGACCGGGTTCCTCGAGATGCTGCCCAACCTCGGCGTCGCCCTGCTCGTGATCGGGCTCTTCTGGGGCCTGTCTCGGCTGGTGAAGAACCTGATGGACAAGGTGCTGCACCGCTCCCCGGTGCACGACACCGCGGTGCCGATCGTCAGCCGCACGCTCTCGTTCATCGTGCTCGCGGTCGGCTTGGTGATCGCGCTCGGCATCCTGCAGCTCCAGGAGGCGGCGACCTCGCTGCTCGCCGGCGCCGGCATCATCGGTCTCGCCCTCGGTCTGGCGTTCCAGGACATCGCGGCGAACTACTTCGCCGGCTTCATGCTCTCGTTCCGACGCCCGATCGTCGTGGGCGACCTCGTCGAGACCAACGGCGTCTTCGGCACCGTCTCCGAGATCGAGCTGCGCTCGACCTACATCCTCACCCCGCAGGGGCAGCGCGTGATGATCCCGAACCGGAAGATCTTCAACGAGGTGCTGACCAACTTCAGCACGAACGGCGAGCGCCGCGTCGACGTCGCGGTCGGCGTCTCCTACGGCGACGACCTCGAGAAGGCCGAGAAGGTGGCCATCGCGGCCGTCGAGGGCCTCGACGGCCGCATGCAGGACAAGCCCGTGCAGCTCTTCTACGAGGGCTTCGGCGGCAGCTCCATCGACTTCCAGCTGCGCTTCTGGGTGAAGTTCCACAAGAACACGGACTTCCTCGCCGCGCGCTCCCACGCCATCAAGGCGATCAAGCGAGCCTTCGACGAGAACGAGATCACCATCCCGTTCCCCATCCGCACGCTGGACTTCGGCATCGAGGGTGGCGCGACGCTGGCCGAGATGCTCCCCCGCTCGAGCGAGAGCCGCGAGGCCAGCGGGAACGGCGCGCGCCATCACTGA